One part of the Anaerolineales bacterium genome encodes these proteins:
- a CDS encoding EAL domain-containing protein produces the protein MHKLLWRQLRRLKLVPDAPPSHKEWEDFLSTVEQAYRQADQDRYLLERSLAISSKETQLLYDEEQRHIKEALRVSEGKFRSLFENAIDSIFIIDVASRRILDVNQVAADRLGYTREELLSMEIDQIYPREELERTDNIVQRLLETGYLTFERTHVRKNGSTMLVEVSSTIMEQDGRQVYQSIARDITQRKITELELQRLANYDSLTGVANRALFLDRVSHAIDIAKRNQSTLVVLFLDLDGFKAVNDAFGHEQGDTVLQLIAKRIQSALRKSDTVARLGGDEFGILLEGIRDPDEAVGIVQKLIDAVSQPFNFQNAEAFITTSVGISVYPVHGSDPETLIQNADWAMYASKAEGKNNFRFFVTDMRSKALERLELGNQLRYALERNEISAFYQPQVECATGRIVGVEALARWHHPQLGLLLPERFVGLAEEMGLIVDLSDWMLKTACAEVKRWLDSGLAPIRLSVNLSDRDLKQSDLVQRVKVALQHSQLPAHLLELELSENIIFQDFRQARQILMNLKQLGVRLAIDDFGTGYSTLSQLAEFPFDTLKIDRHFAAQIVNSAGHAAIVSGIVTIAQKLGMEVFAEGVEHESQLKRYQQAGCEQIQGDYFSKPIPPHELLALARSGFVKRQVATQ, from the coding sequence ATGCATAAACTTTTGTGGCGTCAGCTCAGGCGCCTGAAGCTGGTGCCTGATGCGCCTCCCAGTCACAAGGAATGGGAGGATTTTCTTTCCACCGTTGAACAGGCGTATCGTCAGGCCGATCAGGATCGCTACCTGCTCGAACGCTCACTCGCCATTTCCTCCAAAGAAACCCAATTGCTATACGATGAAGAGCAACGCCACATCAAAGAAGCCCTGCGCGTCAGTGAAGGCAAGTTTAGAAGCCTGTTTGAGAACGCCATTGATTCCATTTTTATCATCGATGTCGCTTCCCGCCGGATTCTGGATGTGAACCAGGTGGCTGCCGACCGTCTTGGGTACACGCGCGAAGAGCTGTTGAGCATGGAGATTGATCAAATTTATCCGCGCGAAGAACTTGAACGCACGGACAACATTGTTCAAAGATTGCTTGAGACCGGTTATCTTACTTTTGAACGCACTCATGTGCGCAAAAACGGCAGCACCATGTTAGTTGAGGTTAGCTCCACTATCATGGAGCAGGACGGCCGCCAGGTCTACCAGAGCATTGCGCGTGACATCACCCAGCGCAAGATCACCGAGCTTGAATTACAACGCCTGGCAAATTACGATTCGCTCACTGGGGTGGCCAACCGTGCATTGTTTCTTGATCGCGTCTCACATGCCATTGATATTGCCAAGCGCAACCAATCCACCCTTGTCGTCCTGTTTTTAGATCTTGATGGCTTCAAGGCGGTCAATGACGCCTTTGGTCACGAGCAGGGCGATACGGTCCTGCAGTTGATCGCCAAACGTATTCAGTCAGCCCTGCGCAAAAGCGACACCGTCGCCCGCCTGGGCGGCGATGAGTTCGGCATCCTGTTGGAAGGCATCCGTGACCCTGATGAGGCTGTCGGCATCGTCCAAAAGCTTATTGATGCGGTTTCGCAGCCCTTCAACTTCCAAAATGCAGAGGCTTTCATCACCACCAGCGTAGGCATCAGCGTGTACCCCGTACATGGCAGTGACCCTGAGACGCTGATCCAGAATGCCGACTGGGCTATGTACGCCTCCAAGGCTGAGGGTAAGAACAACTTCCGCTTCTTTGTAACCGACATGAGGTCCAAGGCCCTCGAGCGGCTGGAGTTGGGCAACCAGCTGCGCTATGCTCTTGAGCGTAACGAGATCTCGGCTTTTTATCAGCCCCAGGTGGAGTGCGCAACCGGCAGGATCGTTGGTGTGGAAGCTCTGGCTCGCTGGCATCACCCCCAGCTGGGCTTATTGCTGCCTGAGCGCTTTGTAGGCCTGGCCGAGGAGATGGGCCTGATTGTTGACTTGTCTGACTGGATGCTCAAAACGGCCTGTGCCGAAGTCAAGCGTTGGCTTGACTCCGGTCTGGCGCCAATACGCCTATCCGTCAACTTATCCGATCGTGATCTGAAACAAAGCGACTTGGTTCAGCGGGTCAAAGTTGCCTTGCAGCACAGCCAACTGCCCGCCCATCTGCTGGAGCTTGAACTTTCCGAGAACATCATCTTTCAAGACTTCCGCCAGGCGCGCCAGATCCTGATGAATCTAAAGCAGCTTGGTGTGCGCCTGGCGATCGATGACTTCGGCACCGGCTACTCCACCCTCAGCCAACTCGCCGAGTTTCCGTTTGACACCCTCAAGATCGATCGGCACTTTGCTGCCCAGATCGTGAACTCCGCGGGGCATGCTGCCATCGTCAGCGGCATCGTCACGATCGCGCAGAAATTGGGCATGGAAGTCTTCGCCGAAGGCGTGGAGCATGAGTCCCAGCTGAAGCGGTATCAGCAAGCCGGCTGCGAGCAAATTCAGGGTGACTACTTCAGCAAGCCGATACCCCCGCACGAGTTGCTCGCGCTCGCCCGCTCGGGTTTTGTAAAGCGCCAAGTCGCAACCCAGTAA
- a CDS encoding aldehyde dehydrogenase family protein, producing the protein MVQTQAPAPATIASQPALDAKLTRLQAGKQAWAQLPMAARIVVIDQIVADLPAIEERWVAASLAAKGGQMRSLAEGEERFTLTVTYRLLRYLRKALVDIEKRGQPRLPGKVCWKHAGEWRLDVYPQSVKDFLALPFVQAEVHVYDSMHGDEPPRAAFYRQPQPEGKLCLVLAAGNIASTVNYDFLHKLFVEGQVVFLKMNPVNAYLAPLIEEGFRALVEPGYMQVAEGGAEVANYLVHHPSIDELHLTGSDRTYEAIVFGPGEEGRQRKLNKQPLVTKPFSAELGNVSPVIVVPGPWSAADVRKQAAKIGGWLVRNAGFNCITPRMLIQHAAWTQRQPLNQTIAGYLAEMPTRKAYYPGAERQHAKFVQAYPQAQQIGSPAEGQLPWTFLPGLDPADADQLAFCEEPFMGLFSETALDAADTVDFITNAVKFANEQLWGSLCASIIVHPKSMQDPLVAAAVEQAVDDLNYGTVVVNHWGALGYYMCITPWGAAPGHDMFDIQSGVGFINNPLMFDRPLKSVVRAPFISIPDPYHAHSKRSYLYFRQDTRYQAKPSLWNLLKSLYYAVIS; encoded by the coding sequence ATGGTTCAGACCCAGGCCCCCGCGCCCGCTACGATCGCCAGCCAACCCGCCCTTGACGCCAAGTTGACGCGCCTGCAGGCCGGTAAGCAGGCCTGGGCGCAGCTGCCGATGGCCGCCCGCATCGTCGTGATCGACCAGATCGTCGCCGATCTGCCCGCTATCGAAGAGCGCTGGGTCGCCGCCAGCTTGGCCGCCAAAGGCGGCCAGATGCGCAGCCTCGCCGAAGGCGAGGAGCGCTTCACCCTCACCGTCACCTATCGCCTGCTGCGCTACTTGCGCAAAGCGCTGGTAGATATTGAGAAGCGCGGCCAGCCGCGCCTGCCCGGCAAAGTGTGCTGGAAGCACGCCGGCGAATGGCGGCTGGATGTGTACCCGCAATCCGTCAAGGATTTCCTGGCCCTGCCTTTCGTGCAGGCCGAAGTGCACGTGTACGACAGCATGCACGGCGATGAGCCGCCGCGGGCTGCCTTCTACCGCCAGCCCCAGCCTGAGGGCAAACTCTGCCTTGTGCTGGCCGCCGGCAACATCGCCTCGACCGTCAATTACGACTTTTTGCACAAGCTCTTCGTGGAAGGCCAGGTCGTCTTCCTCAAAATGAATCCGGTCAACGCCTACCTCGCCCCGCTCATCGAGGAGGGCTTCCGTGCCCTTGTTGAGCCGGGTTATATGCAGGTGGCCGAGGGTGGGGCGGAGGTGGCCAATTATCTGGTGCACCACCCGTCTATTGATGAGCTGCACCTCACCGGCTCAGACCGCACCTATGAGGCCATTGTCTTCGGTCCGGGCGAAGAGGGCCGCCAGCGCAAACTCAACAAGCAGCCCTTGGTCACCAAGCCTTTCAGCGCTGAGCTGGGTAACGTCTCACCAGTCATCGTGGTGCCCGGCCCGTGGAGCGCTGCCGATGTGCGCAAGCAGGCCGCCAAGATCGGCGGCTGGCTGGTGCGCAACGCCGGCTTCAACTGCATCACGCCGCGCATGCTCATCCAGCATGCCGCCTGGACGCAGCGCCAGCCGCTCAACCAGACCATCGCCGGCTATTTGGCCGAGATGCCTACTCGTAAGGCCTATTATCCCGGTGCCGAGCGCCAGCACGCCAAGTTCGTTCAGGCGTACCCGCAGGCCCAGCAGATCGGCAGCCCTGCTGAAGGCCAGCTGCCGTGGACCTTCTTGCCCGGCCTTGACCCAGCCGACGCAGACCAGCTTGCATTCTGTGAAGAACCCTTCATGGGTCTGTTCTCCGAAACCGCGCTGGATGCCGCCGATACGGTCGATTTCATTACCAATGCGGTGAAGTTTGCAAATGAGCAATTGTGGGGCAGCCTGTGCGCTTCAATCATCGTTCATCCCAAGAGCATGCAAGACCCGCTGGTCGCCGCCGCGGTGGAGCAGGCCGTGGACGATTTGAACTATGGCACAGTGGTGGTGAACCATTGGGGTGCGCTAGGCTACTACATGTGCATTACGCCCTGGGGGGCCGCACCCGGGCACGACATGTTCGACATTCAATCTGGTGTGGGTTTCATCAACAACCCGCTCATGTTCGACCGCCCGCTCAAGTCTGTGGTGCGTGCCCCGTTCATCTCAATACCCGACCCCTACCACGCCCATTCCAAGCGCAGCTATCTCTATTTCCGTCAAGACACGCGTTATCAGGCTAAGCCCAGCTTGTGGAACTTGCTTAAGTCCCTCTACTACGCCGTGATCAGCTAA
- a CDS encoding beta-glucosidase, giving the protein MTEHFPEGFLWGAATAAYQIEGAHDEDGRGESIWDRFSHTPGKIFKGHTGDRACDHYHLWQDDIKLMQELGLQAYRFSIAWARVLPEGHGKVNQKGLDFYSRLVDGLLDAGIVPYATLYHWDLPQALQDQGGWPARSTAEAFAEYADIASRHLGDRVASWATLNEPQVSADAGYLQGRHAPGHTSLAEMAATTHHLLLAHGLAVPVLRRNAPQAQVGIVLNLQPHVAASARAADVKAAHLGDAMQNRRFLDPLAGRGYPEEVLAQYDGWRGFVQAGDLETIAAPVDYLGVNHYFRTVHRSEDTPDDEVTVPVGAHKTAMGWEVHAPAIEQILVRLHKDYSFPAYYVTENGAAFADTVSEDGQVHDPQRVDYLQSYLHHAQRAIQAGVPLKGYFVWSLMDNFEWAWGYSRRFGIVYVDYETQTRIIKDSGRAYTRIIKENALG; this is encoded by the coding sequence ATGACCGAGCACTTTCCCGAAGGTTTCCTATGGGGAGCCGCCACCGCTGCATACCAAATTGAAGGGGCGCACGACGAAGACGGACGCGGTGAAAGCATCTGGGACCGCTTTTCGCACACCCCCGGCAAAATCTTTAAAGGCCATACCGGAGACCGGGCGTGCGACCACTATCACCTCTGGCAGGACGACATTAAGCTGATGCAGGAGCTGGGGCTGCAGGCGTACCGCTTCTCGATCGCTTGGGCACGGGTGCTGCCAGAGGGGCACGGCAAGGTGAATCAGAAGGGCTTGGATTTTTATAGCCGCCTGGTGGACGGCCTGCTGGACGCGGGCATCGTGCCATACGCGACCCTTTACCACTGGGACCTGCCGCAGGCCCTGCAGGACCAGGGCGGTTGGCCGGCGCGCAGCACAGCCGAGGCCTTTGCCGAATACGCCGATATTGCCAGCCGCCACCTGGGTGACCGGGTGGCGAGCTGGGCCACGTTGAACGAGCCGCAGGTGAGCGCGGATGCCGGCTACCTGCAAGGCCGCCACGCTCCCGGGCACACCAGCCTGGCCGAGATGGCGGCGACCACGCATCACCTGCTGCTGGCGCACGGCCTGGCGGTGCCGGTGCTGCGGCGCAATGCGCCGCAGGCTCAGGTGGGGATTGTGCTCAACCTACAGCCGCATGTGGCGGCCTCGGCACGTGCGGCGGACGTGAAGGCGGCGCACCTGGGTGACGCCATGCAGAACCGCCGCTTCCTGGACCCGCTGGCGGGCCGTGGCTACCCGGAGGAAGTGCTGGCGCAATACGACGGCTGGCGCGGTTTTGTGCAGGCCGGCGACCTGGAAACAATCGCGGCGCCGGTAGATTATCTGGGCGTCAATCACTACTTCCGCACAGTACACCGCAGCGAGGATACGCCGGATGATGAAGTGACTGTGCCTGTGGGCGCTCACAAGACTGCGATGGGCTGGGAAGTGCACGCACCGGCCATCGAGCAGATATTAGTGCGCCTGCACAAAGACTACAGCTTCCCAGCGTACTATGTGACCGAGAACGGGGCGGCTTTTGCAGACACTGTGAGCGAAGATGGCCAGGTTCATGACCCGCAGCGCGTGGACTATTTGCAGAGTTATTTACACCACGCCCAGCGCGCCATCCAAGCCGGCGTGCCGCTGAAAGGCTACTTTGTCTGGAGCCTGATGGACAATTTTGAATGGGCCTGGGGCTATAGCCGGCGCTTTGGGATTGTGTATGTGGACTATGAGACACAGACGCGCATCATCAAGGACAGTGGACGTGCATACACACGAATCATCAAAGAGAACGCGCTAGGCTAG
- a CDS encoding molybdenum cofactor biosynthesis protein MoaB, with protein sequence MAPSDSSASHRQLAAQRGPVALAIVTVSDTRIAETDTNAHYLRPQIEALGHLVVNYRLVKDEPAQIQSILEELAAGPAQLILFNGGTGISPRDTTFDVLSRNLEKTLPGFGELFRMLSYEQVGAAAMLSRATAGVYRGKVVISTPGSPAAVQLAWEKLIQPELEHLAWEVAR encoded by the coding sequence ATGGCTCCATCAGACTCCAGTGCCAGCCATCGCCAACTCGCCGCCCAGCGCGGCCCTGTGGCGTTGGCCATCGTTACCGTCAGCGACACCCGCATCGCCGAAACTGACACCAATGCCCATTACCTGCGCCCGCAGATCGAGGCGCTGGGCCATCTGGTAGTCAATTACCGCCTGGTGAAGGATGAGCCAGCCCAGATCCAGTCCATTCTCGAGGAGCTGGCCGCAGGGCCTGCCCAACTCATCCTCTTCAATGGAGGCACGGGCATTTCACCACGAGATACCACCTTTGATGTCCTCAGTCGCAACCTGGAGAAGACCTTGCCCGGCTTCGGCGAGTTGTTCCGCATGCTCAGCTATGAGCAGGTGGGGGCGGCCGCCATGCTTTCGCGTGCCACTGCCGGGGTTTACCGCGGCAAGGTCGTCATCTCTACCCCCGGCAGCCCGGCCGCCGTCCAGCTGGCCTGGGAGAAACTGATCCAGCCCGAGCTGGAACATTTGGCCTGGGAAGTGGCTCGCTAA
- the rpmB gene encoding 50S ribosomal protein L28: MSKRSSITGKGPSYGNNVPFSKKRSRRRWEVNLQERRIWVPELNRFIKLRVTTRDLRSIDAHGLLAYLRSNGKTLADVS, translated from the coding sequence ATGTCCAAAAGATCATCCATCACCGGCAAGGGTCCAAGCTACGGCAATAATGTGCCCTTCTCCAAGAAACGCAGCCGCCGCCGCTGGGAAGTCAACCTGCAGGAGCGCCGCATTTGGGTGCCGGAGTTGAACCGTTTCATCAAGCTGCGCGTAACCACGCGTGACCTGCGCAGTATTGACGCCCACGGCCTGCTGGCCTACTTGCGCTCCAACGGCAAGACCCTGGCCGACGTCAGCTAG
- the rpsR gene encoding 30S ribosomal protein S18, with amino-acid sequence MAYRDNREDRVEGEDSGGEERGGRGGGRFFRKPKTDPFEADKSLKIDYKDVDLLKRFLSPEGKIRPRRQTGVIARNQRKLARAIKRARHLALLSYTDQSTD; translated from the coding sequence ATGGCATATCGTGACAATCGTGAAGATCGTGTAGAAGGCGAAGACAGCGGCGGCGAAGAGCGCGGCGGGCGCGGCGGTGGCCGTTTCTTCCGCAAGCCCAAGACGGATCCGTTTGAGGCCGACAAATCCTTGAAGATCGACTACAAGGATGTAGATCTGCTCAAGCGCTTCCTGTCGCCCGAGGGCAAGATTCGCCCCCGTCGCCAGACCGGCGTGATCGCCCGCAACCAGCGCAAGCTGGCCCGCGCCATCAAGCGTGCCCGCCACCTGGCGCTGCTCTCCTACACCGATCAGTCGACCGACTAA
- a CDS encoding cobalamin B12-binding domain-containing protein, which translates to MTDKKIRVLVAKPGLDGHDRGAKVIARALRDAGMEVIYTGLRQTPEMIAEAALQEDVDAVGLSILSGAHLTLVPRITQLIQANGQDDVRIFVGGIIPDEDVPKLKEMGVSGVYGPGSPTHAIIDDIRKLVNKDA; encoded by the coding sequence ATGACTGACAAGAAAATCCGTGTTTTGGTCGCCAAACCCGGCCTGGATGGGCATGACCGCGGCGCAAAAGTGATCGCCCGGGCTTTGCGTGATGCTGGTATGGAAGTTATCTACACCGGCCTGCGTCAAACGCCTGAGATGATCGCCGAGGCCGCCCTGCAGGAGGATGTTGATGCAGTTGGTCTCTCCATTCTTTCTGGCGCTCATCTCACTCTCGTGCCTCGCATCACTCAGCTGATCCAGGCCAATGGACAGGATGATGTGCGTATCTTTGTGGGCGGCATTATTCCCGATGAGGATGTGCCTAAGCTGAAAGAAATGGGTGTATCGGGTGTGTATGGCCCCGGTTCTCCCACCCACGCCATCATTGATGACATTCGCAAACTAGTCAACAAAGACGCCTAA
- the meaB gene encoding methylmalonyl Co-A mutase-associated GTPase MeaB gives MSLQDSVLQGDRLATSRLLTEVENDTALGQAALNELFTHTGKAHLIGITGAPGTGKSSLVNQLALHYRKAAQPLKVAIVAVDPSSPFTGGAVLGDRVRMRELSGDSGVFIRSMATRGSLGGLAQATAGMAQVLDAAGFDVILIETVGAGQSEVEIVKLAHSVLVVDVPGLGDDVQAIKAGILEIADILVLNKADRPGVEAAERALLGMLKLGHPTKHLVQHHGRLEEVFAPADAAPADDWLIPIRRTVATEGTGLPELLDVLAAHKAHLQNSGDWQRRERSRLHTQLLGLVQQSLMASWRSTVTDAQYASALDQLVARKLSPRQALQTLLP, from the coding sequence GTGAGCCTGCAAGACTCCGTCCTTCAGGGCGACCGGCTGGCAACTTCGCGCTTGCTTACCGAAGTGGAGAACGACACCGCCCTCGGCCAGGCCGCCCTCAACGAGCTCTTCACCCACACGGGCAAAGCTCACCTCATCGGCATCACCGGCGCCCCTGGGACCGGCAAATCATCCCTCGTAAATCAGCTTGCCCTGCACTACCGTAAGGCAGCCCAGCCGCTCAAGGTTGCCATCGTAGCGGTCGACCCCAGCAGTCCGTTCACTGGCGGGGCGGTCTTGGGCGATCGGGTGCGTATGCGTGAGCTATCCGGAGACAGTGGGGTCTTCATCCGTTCCATGGCCACCCGCGGTTCGCTGGGTGGCCTGGCACAAGCCACCGCCGGCATGGCCCAGGTGCTGGATGCAGCTGGCTTTGACGTCATCCTCATCGAGACCGTAGGCGCGGGCCAATCCGAAGTTGAGATCGTTAAGCTGGCTCACAGCGTCCTCGTGGTAGATGTACCCGGCCTGGGTGATGATGTGCAGGCCATCAAAGCCGGCATTCTCGAGATCGCTGACATCCTCGTGCTAAACAAGGCTGACCGTCCGGGCGTAGAAGCCGCCGAGCGTGCCTTGCTGGGCATGCTGAAGCTGGGCCATCCCACCAAGCATTTGGTGCAGCACCACGGCCGCCTGGAAGAAGTGTTTGCCCCCGCCGATGCCGCTCCCGCGGATGATTGGCTCATCCCCATCCGCCGCACCGTTGCCACCGAGGGCACTGGCTTGCCCGAGTTGCTCGACGTGCTGGCCGCCCACAAGGCCCATTTGCAAAACAGCGGCGATTGGCAACGCCGCGAGCGCTCCCGCCTGCACACCCAACTGCTGGGCCTGGTCCAGCAGTCCCTGATGGCAAGCTGGCGCAGCACGGTTACCGATGCGCAATATGCCAGTGCGCTCGACCAGTTGGTGGCGCGCAAGCTCTCTCCGCGTCAGGCCTTGCAAACCCTGTTGCCCTGA
- a CDS encoding GNAT family N-acetyltransferase: MIYGARVRLRSPEQADLPVFVSWLNDPEVRHNLAAYWPMSMAREERWFAELANRPVHEHPLVIEIQRADTWMMVGNCGFHHIDWVHRSAELGIMIGVKEHWNQGYGTEAMQLLQRIGFETLNLHRLYLRAFERNQAGIRAYEKAGFQFEGRQRHAHYDEGVYSDVLMMSILRPEYDALQGSTK; the protein is encoded by the coding sequence ATGATCTACGGCGCACGCGTACGCTTGCGCAGCCCGGAGCAGGCTGATCTGCCCGTATTCGTTTCCTGGCTCAATGACCCCGAAGTTCGTCACAATCTGGCCGCCTATTGGCCCATGTCCATGGCGCGTGAAGAGCGCTGGTTTGCTGAGCTGGCAAACCGTCCTGTTCACGAGCATCCTTTAGTGATCGAGATCCAGCGTGCCGATACTTGGATGATGGTCGGCAACTGCGGCTTCCATCACATCGATTGGGTGCACCGCAGCGCTGAGCTGGGTATTATGATTGGCGTCAAAGAGCACTGGAATCAAGGCTACGGCACGGAGGCCATGCAGTTGCTACAGCGAATTGGTTTTGAGACCCTGAACTTGCACCGCTTGTATCTGCGTGCGTTTGAGCGCAACCAGGCTGGCATCCGCGCCTATGAGAAAGCGGGTTTCCAGTTTGAAGGCCGCCAGCGCCACGCCCACTATGACGAAGGCGTATACTCTGACGTACTGATGATGAGCATCCTTCGCCCTGAATATGACGCCCTGCAAGGGAGCACAAAATGA
- a CDS encoding ribose-phosphate diphosphokinase, with the protein MYGDIKLFTGSGNPELAEKIARYLKVPLSGRDIVEFSNENIMVRLHGSVRGQDVYVIQSTSRPVQRNWMELLIMLQTLRLDSAARITAVIPYMSYARSDKKDQPRVPIVARLMADMVQVAGADRYMTLDLHAGQIQGFFSIPGDVLTAFHILSKHVAQLCKKLKDPVVVSTDLGFAKRARNFAERIDVPLALVEKRRTPHDARTEAMSVVGDVVDKDVILLDDEVDTAGSVANAIQLLKKTGARNVYLVFVHAVLSGPAIERLAEQPLAGIITTDTVPISAEAKAKLGDRLTILSVDELLGEVISRAHRGVSVGQMFNE; encoded by the coding sequence CTGTATGGCGACATTAAGCTGTTCACTGGTAGCGGCAACCCGGAGCTGGCTGAGAAGATCGCTCGGTACCTCAAAGTACCCCTCAGCGGGCGAGACATTGTTGAATTTTCCAATGAGAACATTATGGTTCGCCTTCACGGCAGCGTGCGCGGGCAGGATGTATATGTGATCCAGTCCACCAGCCGTCCCGTCCAGCGTAACTGGATGGAACTGCTCATCATGCTGCAGACCCTGCGGCTGGATTCGGCCGCTCGCATTACCGCCGTCATCCCGTATATGAGCTACGCTCGTTCCGATAAGAAAGACCAGCCCCGTGTGCCCATCGTCGCCCGCCTGATGGCTGATATGGTGCAGGTGGCCGGCGCAGACCGTTACATGACGCTTGATCTGCATGCCGGCCAGATCCAGGGCTTCTTCTCTATCCCCGGCGATGTGCTCACCGCCTTCCACATCCTCTCCAAGCATGTGGCTCAGCTATGCAAGAAGCTCAAAGACCCCGTTGTGGTCAGCACAGATCTTGGTTTCGCCAAGCGCGCCCGCAACTTTGCCGAACGGATTGATGTGCCCTTGGCTCTGGTCGAGAAACGCCGCACTCCCCACGACGCCCGCACCGAAGCCATGAGCGTGGTTGGCGATGTAGTCGATAAAGATGTCATCCTGTTGGACGATGAAGTGGATACGGCTGGCTCGGTCGCCAATGCCATCCAGCTGCTCAAGAAAACCGGCGCCCGCAATGTCTACCTGGTCTTCGTGCACGCCGTGCTCTCCGGCCCTGCCATCGAGCGCTTGGCTGAACAGCCGCTGGCCGGCATCATCACCACGGATACTGTGCCCATCAGCGCAGAGGCCAAAGCCAAACTGGGTGACCGGCTCACTATCCTCTCGGTGGATGAGCTGCTGGGCGAGGTCATCTCCCGTGCCCATCGCGGCGTCAGCGTCGGCCAAATGTTCAACGAGTAG
- the mutM gene encoding bifunctional DNA-formamidopyrimidine glycosylase/DNA-(apurinic or apyrimidinic site) lyase, giving the protein MPELPEVETVARSLVSGQGLGLNVVGRRFARASVRWPRSIAVPGARSFGRQLAGRQVTGVGRRGKFIRIDLSQGSLLVHLRMSGDLLLGRGEARLGRFARVQMFFDDGVQLSFDDARKFGRLWLLDDPELVLGALGPEPFDPALTPARFHRMLTQRNRQLKPLLLDQAFIAGLGNIYADEALWTAQLHPLQASQSVDRAAAGKLLRAIRKVLAEGIKRNGASIDWVYRGGEFQNYFKAYQQTGEPCPHCGTPISRTVIGQRSTHFCPNCQRL; this is encoded by the coding sequence ATGCCAGAACTCCCCGAAGTAGAAACCGTAGCCCGCTCCCTGGTCAGCGGCCAGGGCCTCGGTCTGAATGTCGTCGGCCGGCGCTTTGCGCGTGCCAGCGTGCGCTGGCCGCGCAGTATCGCCGTACCCGGCGCCCGCAGCTTCGGGCGCCAGTTGGCCGGCCGCCAGGTCACCGGGGTGGGGCGGCGCGGCAAGTTCATCCGTATTGACCTTTCGCAGGGCAGCTTGCTGGTCCACCTGCGCATGAGCGGCGACCTGCTCTTGGGCCGCGGCGAGGCGCGGCTGGGGCGCTTTGCCCGCGTGCAGATGTTCTTTGACGACGGCGTGCAGCTCAGTTTTGACGATGCCCGCAAATTCGGGCGCCTCTGGCTGCTGGATGACCCGGAGCTGGTGCTCGGCGCCCTCGGCCCCGAGCCGTTCGACCCCGCCCTCACGCCCGCCCGCTTCCACCGCATGCTGACCCAGCGCAACCGCCAGCTCAAACCATTACTGCTTGATCAGGCCTTCATTGCCGGCTTGGGCAACATCTATGCAGACGAAGCGCTGTGGACGGCGCAGTTGCATCCGCTACAGGCCAGCCAGTCAGTAGACAGGGCCGCCGCTGGCAAGCTGTTGCGCGCCATCCGCAAAGTGCTCGCCGAGGGCATCAAGCGCAACGGCGCAAGTATTGATTGGGTCTATCGGGGTGGGGAGTTTCAGAATTATTTCAAGGCTTACCAGCAAACCGGAGAGCCCTGCCCGCACTGCGGTACTCCTATCAGCCGCACCGTCATCGGCCAGCGTAGCACCCACTTCTGCCCGAATTGCCAGCGACTCTAG